The Takifugu flavidus isolate HTHZ2018 chromosome 21, ASM371156v2, whole genome shotgun sequence genome has a window encoding:
- the khdrbs1b gene encoding KH domain-containing, RNA-binding, signal transduction-associated protein 1b: protein MENGDKYLPELLAEKDSLDSSFTHAMKLLNAEIDRIQKGEAKKEAETYLDLFTTKNIKLKERVLIPVKQYPKFNFVGKILGPQGNTIKRLQEETGAKISVLGKGSMRDKSKEEGLRKGGEPKYAHLSMELHVFIEVFAPVPDAYLRMAHAMEEVKKFLFPDMMDDICQEQFMELSYLNGGQEHGARGRGGMPIRGRGVLPGGAHRGRGMPPRGGSARGAVSRGGPARSGAVRGGPAGRGGLPSTPTRGAVAPRARPPASGPPQRMGPPPPHNPATAAESYEEYGYDENYTDTAYETYDNYYSQPQAEPEYYDYGHGESAETYESYDQGDWNGTQRTAPGKAPPPSRGAKTSYREHPYQQY from the exons atggAGAACGGCGACAAATATCTCCCTGAGCTTTTGGCGGAGAAGGACAGCCTGGATTCGTCGTTCACGCACGCCATGAAACTTTTAAACGCAG AGATTGACAGAATCCAGAAAGGCGAAGCCAAAAAGGAGGCAGAAACATACCTGGACCTTTTCACAACAAAGAACATCAAACTGAAAGAACGAGTGCTCATACCTGTCAAACAGTACCCCAAG TTCAACTTCGTGGGGAAGATTTTGGGACCTCAGGGCAACACCATCAAACGTCTGCAGGAAGAGACCGGAGCCAAGATCTCGGTGCTGGGCAAAGGATCCATGAGGGACAAGTCCAAG GAGGAGGGCCTGAGGAAAGGGGGCGAGCCCAAATACGCCCACCTCTCCATGGAGCTGCACGTCTTCATCGAGGTATTCGCACCCGTGCCAGACGCTTATCTACGGATGGCACATGCCATGGAGGAGGTCAAGaagttcctgtttcct GACATGATGGACGATATCTGCCAAGAGCAGTTCATGGAGCTGAGCTATCTGAACGGGGGCCAGGAACATGGTGCACGAGGCAGAGGGGGAATGCCAATCAGGGGCCGTGGAGTTCTTCCCGGTGGGGCACACAG GGGAAGAGGGATGCCGCCTCGCGGTGGTTCTGCCCGGGGAGCTGTGAGCCGTGGCGGTCCGGCCAGAAGTGGAGCGGTGAGGGGTGGTCCGGCCGGCAGAGGAGGTCTCCCTTCAACGCCCACAAGAGGAGCCGTGGCGCCTCGTGCAAGGCCTCCAGCCAGCGGCCCCCCTCAAAGGATGggacctccacccccccacaacccTGCCACAGCTGCTGAAAGCTATGAAGAATAC GGCTACGATGAGAACTACACAGACACGGCCTACGAGACGTACGACAACTATTACAGTCAGCCGCAAGC agagccAGAATACTATGATTACGGACACGGAGAGAGCGCGGAAACATACGAGTCCTACG ACCAGGGCGACTGGAACGGTACCCAGCGGACGGCTCCAGGGaaggcccctcccccctccagaggtgCCAAGACGTCTTACCGAGAGCATCCGTACCAACAGTACTGA
- the sh3bgrl3 gene encoding SH3 domain-binding glutamic acid-rich-like protein 3, producing MGIKLYYTTVTASREVKSRQAEMMRILESKSIKYELVDISVGSEVRDEMRSKAGDPTAVPPQLFNEDQYCGNYEMFSEAVEADAVEQFLKMA from the exons ATGGGAATCAAACTCTACTACACCACCGTTACCGCCTCACGGGAG GTGAAATCTCGACAGGCGGAAATGATGCGTATCCTTGAAAGCAAGAGCATCAAGTACGAGCTGGTGGACATCTCTGTGGGCAGCGAGGTCCGAGATGAAATGAGGAGCAAAGCGGGGGATCCCACAGCAGTGCCCCCCCAGCTGTTCAATGAAGACCAGTACTGCGGG AACTATGAAATGTTCTCCGAGGCCGTCGAAGCAGACGCGGTGGAGCAGTTCCTGAAGATGGCATGA